One window of the Planctomycetia bacterium genome contains the following:
- a CDS encoding NAD(P)/FAD-dependent oxidoreductase, producing the protein MAVEHIDILIVGAGLSGIGAGYYVQKECHQKTYSILEAREAMGGTWDLFRYPGIRSDSDMYTLGYAFKPWVEAKAIADGPSILKYINETAKEYGIDQHVRYQHRVVKAVWTSQQAKWTVEVLTGPDRTIQQFSCYFLYLCAGYYNYDAGYTPEIPGRQSFQGTIVHPQLWTSDIDYKNKNVVVIGSGATAVTLVPELAKEAKHVTMLQRTPTYIVSMPSRDKWATRFRKLLPSRMAYSLSRWKNVLFGMLFYQVCKLSPGFARMLISKGIKTQLGSSFDLKHFDPPYNPWQQRLCLVPDADLFESIKHGNVDIITDTIESFNTIGIRLTSGKQLDADLIVTATGLKLKLMGGMELWIDDKQVQLDQHKVYKGMMLNNVPNMAFAIGYTNASWTLKADLSSQYVCRLINYMDQHHYISCMPVIKTRQRDEPIMDFTSGYILRDIDHLPKQGSHRPWKLYQNYALDLITLRYGTVSDSMRFQRDTPKQSSHTDTSA; encoded by the coding sequence ATGGCAGTTGAGCACATTGACATTCTGATTGTTGGCGCCGGTCTTTCTGGTATCGGTGCCGGGTATTACGTACAGAAAGAATGTCACCAAAAAACATACAGTATACTGGAAGCACGGGAAGCGATGGGGGGCACCTGGGATTTGTTTCGCTACCCCGGAATACGTTCTGATTCCGATATGTACACGCTGGGCTATGCCTTCAAGCCCTGGGTAGAAGCCAAAGCCATTGCAGATGGTCCCTCCATCTTGAAGTACATCAACGAGACAGCCAAAGAATACGGCATCGATCAACATGTACGCTATCAGCATCGCGTGGTGAAAGCAGTGTGGACAAGTCAGCAGGCCAAGTGGACGGTGGAAGTGCTGACCGGTCCAGATCGCACAATCCAGCAATTTTCCTGTTATTTTCTGTACCTTTGTGCAGGCTATTACAACTACGACGCCGGCTACACTCCAGAAATTCCAGGGCGACAATCGTTTCAAGGTACCATTGTTCACCCACAGTTATGGACTTCGGATATCGATTACAAAAACAAAAATGTTGTGGTGATAGGCAGCGGAGCAACCGCTGTTACCCTGGTTCCCGAACTCGCTAAAGAGGCGAAGCATGTCACCATGCTCCAACGTACACCGACCTATATTGTTTCCATGCCTTCCAGGGACAAATGGGCCACTCGGTTTCGCAAGCTGTTGCCCTCCCGAATGGCATATTCCCTATCACGTTGGAAAAATGTCCTGTTCGGCATGCTCTTTTACCAGGTTTGTAAGCTTTCACCCGGCTTTGCAAGAATGTTGATTAGCAAAGGAATCAAAACGCAGCTTGGCTCATCCTTTGATTTGAAACATTTTGATCCGCCTTACAACCCCTGGCAACAACGCTTGTGCCTGGTGCCTGATGCTGATCTGTTTGAATCCATCAAGCACGGTAATGTAGATATCATCACGGATACTATCGAATCCTTCAACACCATCGGCATTCGGCTTACCTCAGGCAAGCAACTCGATGCAGATTTGATCGTGACCGCGACAGGCCTCAAACTGAAGCTGATGGGAGGGATGGAACTGTGGATTGATGACAAACAAGTTCAACTCGATCAGCACAAAGTCTACAAAGGCATGATGCTCAACAACGTACCCAACATGGCTTTCGCCATCGGCTACACCAACGCTTCATGGACCTTAAAAGCCGATCTCTCGAGCCAATATGTGTGCAGGCTGATCAACTACATGGACCAGCATCACTACATCAGTTGCATGCCGGTGATTAAAACTCGCCAGCGAGATGAACCTATCATGGATTTCACGTCTGGTTACATTCTGCGCGATATCGATCATTTGCCAAAGCAAGGCTCGCATCGCCCGTGGAAACTGTATCAGAACTACGCTTTGGATTTGATCACGCTGCGCTACGGCACGGTTTCTGACAGCATGCGGTTTCAACGCGACACACCTAAGCAATCAAGTCATACAGATACATCCGCATGA